A segment of the Prochlorococcus sp. RS04 genome:
AACGCAGATCCAAATGTACTGAGGGACCTAAAAAAGTATATGCAATCGATAGTTCCCTATGATTCCTACTTAAGCTTATCAAAAAATAGAGAAGAGATATCCTATAAACATTATCAAGAAGGGGCTGACGATATGCCAGCACATATTAAAACATCCCTAACAAACACTTGTTTATCTTTGAGTTTTCAAGACGGAAAAATTCTGCTTGGCACATGGCAAGCAGTTTATTTATGGGAACATCGATTTGATCAAAAGGAAAGAATCATTAATGTACATATAATTGGTGAGAAAAAGTAAGATATTTATAATGTAATAAGTCAGATTTATTATTTAATGGAACCCTACATTTTGCAAGATGAAGAATTGGATGAATTAGTTGTCAAAATACCTGGCTGGGAAATTAAATCTAAACACATCCAAAGAGAATTTAACTTCGCTAATTTTATTGAAGCCTTTGCTTTTATGACTAAGGTTGCTTTAATCTGCGAAAAATATAATCATCATCCTAACTGGGAGAATGTTTATGCAAAAGTAATAATTAAATTAAATACACATGATCTAGGAGGCATTTCGAATCTGGATCAAACATTAGCTTCGGAAATCAACAAAATTTTCGATCAATAAAAATATAAACTTCTTTTAAACTATTCAAAATGTCTAAAAATTTATTGCCAGTTACTATTATTAGTGGATTTTTAGGTTCTGGCAAAACTACACTTCTAAATCATATTTTAAAAAATCAAGTTGGTATTAAAACAGCTGTTTTAGTCAACGAATTTGGAGAAATCGGAATAGATAATGACTTAATAATAGAAGGCTCAGAAGATATGATCGAATTAAATAATGGATGTATATGTTGCTCTATCAATGGCGAATTATTAAATACCGTATCCAAAGTTTTAGAAAGAGCTGAAAAATTAGACTATTTGATTGTTGAAACAACTGGATTAGCAGATCCATTACCAGTAGCCATGACTTTTGCGGCTGGTGATCTTAGAGAAAAAGTAAGATTAGATTCAATAATCACTGTCATTGATGGAGAAAATTTTGATTTTGAAATTAATAATACAAGTGTCGCCTATTCTCAAATTTTATACGGAGATATCCTTCTTCTTAATAAATCTGATTTAGTAAATGAAAAACAATTAAAGAAAATAGAGGGGTTTATAAATAAAATAAAAAAAGAACCAAGGATTTTGAGATCAACTAATAGTGAAGTTGCATTACATACAATAATGAGCGTGGGTCTATTTGAGACAGATACTTTTGAATTCGAGAAAAATAAAAAAAATATAAAACAAAATTCCCACGATCACTCTTCTCATTCCCACGATCACTCTTCTCATTCCCACGATCACTCTTCTCATTCCCACGATCACTCTTCTCATTCCCACGATCACTCTTCTCATTCCCACGATCACTCTTCTCATTCCCACGATTTGATAAATAATATCGAGGGTTTTACCTCAGTTTCATATGAGACATTTGAACCATTTTCTTTAAGGAAATTTCAATATTTCTTAGATAATCAAATTTCAGAAAATGTATTTAGAGCAAAAGGAATACTATGGTTTATGGAAAGTGAAAGAAAACACATTTTTCACCTATCTGGAAAGCGGTTTTCTCTAGATGATGAGGAATGGACAAAAGAAAAATCTAACAAGATAGTATTAATTGGGAAAAACTTAGATCACCAAACTATTAAAAATCAACTGTCATCATGTAGATTTAATTCAGATTAGAGTTCATATTAGGATTTAATTAATTTTTGAAATTACTTATTAAAGGATTTAAAGAAGCAGTAACCGAATTAAAGCTTTTTTATTTTATTTCATTCATTGTTGCACTCTTAGTAATCATTCCAATTTTCAATTTTATTCTTGAAGGAGTTCAATATGTTGTAAGTGGAAATTTTTCATTAGGTATTGCTGGAGGAGAAGAGGTATTAGAGACTTTAAAAGTTTTAGTACTGACAAGTTTTTTTGGAGGAGGATTAGGCACTTTGAATGGATGGTTACTTTCAAATTGTGATTTTAAGTTCAGAAAAGTTCTCCGTATTTGTCAGCTCATTCCACTAGCCGCCCCAGCATACCTAATAACAGCTGTTTTGCAGGATTTAGGAAGTATTTTTGGGTATCAAGTAACTGGTTTATGGTGGGGGGTAGTAATACTTTCAATCTCTACTTACCCATATGTTTTCATTCTTGCTAACGAAAGTTTTAATAAATTTGGAATTAATCAAATCAATGCTAGTAGAGGATTAGGAGTTGGGCCGTGGAGGAGCTTCTTTAAAATCGCTTTTCCAATGGCTTTGCCAGCACTAATAACAGGAATAAGTTTAATGTGTATGGAAGTAATGAATGAGTTAGGAACATTTGCATTATTAAATATTCCAAGTATTTCTACCGGTATAGCTGAAAATTGGATAATTGAGGGTAATCCCAAAAGCGCTATTGGACTATCTTTGGTAGCTTTATTAATAATTTTCACTTTAATTATTTTTGAAAAATTCTCGAGAAGAAAATCAAAGCGGTGGAGTGAAAATCCTGCCTCAAAAGATTCTCAAGGGTGGGAATTAAAAAAAATAAGAGCTCTTTTAGCAATAACAATATCTTTATTTCCTCCAATTTTCTCTTTTGGAATTCCATGTTTTTGGGTTCTACTCAATATCGATCAAATTCAAAAAGGGTTATCTGTAGAATTACTTACCCTATCATTCAGGACCATAAGTCTAGGATTTTTTACTGCATTAATAACTATGTTATTCTCCTTAATAATTTCCTTAGCAAGACGACCAAATAAAAGCTTATTACTAGGACTAATAACAAACCTTGCGGGGATAGGTTATGCAATTCCAGGCACTGTATTAGCTTTATCTTTAATAAGCATTTCTTCTCCAAAATTGAATTTCCTTGCTGTTTGCTTACTAATTTGGGGTTATCTTGTTCGATTTCTAACTATTTCTAAGGGTTCTATTGATTCAAGTCTTGAAAGAATTTCTCCTAGTCTAGATGAAGCTGCACTTGGACTAGGAGAAAATTGGCCGGGAATCATCAAAAGAATTCATCTACCTCTTCTTCAGGGACCAATATTCGTAGGATCACTATTGGTTTTTGTAGACACGATAAAAGAATTACCCATGACCTTTATTTTGAGACCATTTGATTTTGATACATTATCTGTGAGGATATATCAATATGCTGGAGATGAAAGAATGGTAGAGGCAATATTACCAGCCATTCTAATCATGACTCTAGGTCTTATTGCTTCATTTACATTGATACCAAGTTTAGAGAAAAAAAACTAAATTCTTTTATAAAGTTTTCTTATTAAGAAAGGTAGGCTTAAGAACAAATCTGCCGAGGTAGATATAACCCTAAAATAAACTAAACTTATTATAGTTATATTTTGTGGAATACTTCTGCCTACAAATAAAAGAAGGCAAGCCTCAAAAACGCCAACTCCTCCTGGAGCTGCTGGGACTACCAAGCCTAGAGACCATGACAAAGAAAAGATTCCCAATAAAGATATAATGTTCAGAGAATTACTCGAATAAAAAGTATTTAAGCAAATATAAAACCCAATAAATTTAGATAAAACAAATCCAATTTCAAGAAATAAAGCTCTAGTAGGGAAAAATGAAATTATATTTATTCTCTCTTCAAACTGGTCCTTTGAATTTTTAAGTTTTAAGACCTCAAATACTTTTCCCTTAAGAGCTCCTAGTCTTTTTAATATCAGAAAAATAAATTTCCTATTTAGGAATGCCAAAGGAACCATTAAAAAAATATAGAATGGCGAAAAAATCAATCCCATCGATGCCAAGAGAAAAGATCCGCTCAACATAAAATAAGGTTCTATAAGTGTCGAATACCAAGCAATCTGAGGATTACTTATTGTTTTTAAAAAATTAAATCTTTCTACAAAATGCCAAACCCCTCCCGGAACGTATTTAAGAATATTGGTTAAAACATAAAAAGAGACGAGATTATTATTTTTAAATTCTTTCCCGAACCATCTAACAATATATTTCCATGCATAAGCGTTCAGGTAAATACTGAAAATACAAAATAAAAATGATAAAAATAGATTAATTCCATTTCTTTCTAAATTGACATCAAAAGAAATTTGATCAATATTATTAAAAAAATAGATACAAAAATAGGACAAGCTTGTAATAAAAAAAATATTTTTTAAACAACCAAAATTAATTTTTTTAAGGAATCTAAGATATAAGTTATTGCTTGAGTTAAATCTCATTTCCAGTTTTCAAATGCTTTAAATTTTTTGCTTGATTCTTTTATAATTTTTCTTATTTCGTAAGTTGATATTTTATGCTCTAATTGTATTCTCAATACCTCATCATTTTCTGGTTTCATAGTTATTGATCCATCTGGTTTCAGAGTTTGTTTAACATTTATATTTCCAAAAGTTGTTGAACATTCTCCTCTGCGTCTAAGTAATATCCACCTTGATTGTGTTCTTTCACGAACACCAATAGTGTTGGAATAATCAAACCATAATCTCCTAAAAAACTCTTTTTTCTCTATGGGCAAGATTACCTGAATAGAAAATCCAATTCTATTTTTTTTCATATTGATAGCTTGATAAGAAACATCGTAAGCTCCCTCAATTCTCAGTTTCTCCACAAAATTAGATATATCTTCGGGTGTTTGATCATCAATCCATGCTTCTTGAATAGATATCTCTTCACACTTTGGGCTAATGTATTTATCAACGTTAGTAGAAAAATCCTCAAATGAAGTAATTTTATAAACTCTTACCAAATTAGGGAATGTAAATTTTAGATCACCAATGCCGACTCCATAAGAGTTGACAGAATATTTTGAAGGAGGTTCAAGATAGTCGACTAAATTAGCAAGTAAAGCAATGCCAGTTGGTGTTGAGAGTTCACCATCTATTGAGTTTAGGCTTGATAAAACCTTAATATTTTTTTGTCTTATTAGCTCTATTACAGCAGGAGGTGGTACAGATAATTTTCCATGTTCAGTTTGAACAAAACCTTTCCCCAACATTGGTTCATTACAATAAACCCTCCTTGGATTTAAGTAATTCAATGCTGCACACACTCCAATTATATCCACCAATGAATCTATAGCTCCAATTTCATGAAAATGAACTTCATCAGATTTAATGCCATGAACTTTTCCTTCCGCAATTGCTAAAGATTCAAATACTTCATAAATTATTTTTTTTAATTTATCTTCTAAGTGGCCATTTAAAATAAGTTCCTTGATACTTCTCCAAGTTCTTTTAATAGGACTACAGTCAATATTCTCAACCTTCGCCTTGATGCCTCGGATTGAACAACTTTTAGATTCCTTAAATTTTAGTTGATAAAGATCCTTTAATCCAAGATCAATAAGTGGCTGTTCAATAACTTTTTTAGGCACCCCTAAATCATAAAAAGCACCTAATAACATATCTCCGGAGATGCCAGGAGAACATTCAATAAAAACATCATCCATAAATCAAAGATTTCTTAACTGGTAAATTGCGGTGAGAATCAACCTTTCATTCTAGTTTTTTTAGAAAGATTTTGTTCAATCACTTCGTACTTCATTAATTCCAAAGAATTTCCATCTCTGTTGATATCTAAACTTACAAAGCTATGCAAAAGTTCGAGAGAAAGCTCTCCTTTTATGACTAATTTAAAATTTTTATTTTTTAAATTTTTTGACTTTATAGTAGGGCAGATTTTAATAACAATTTCTTTCTTTAGAGTGTTAACAAAGACTAATTCTCCTCTAACAGAAAAATAATTGTCTTTTAGATCTAATTCTTCTAATAATTTTGAAAAGTTAGTTTTTGAAGAATCATTAGAGAAATCATTCAGTTGATAGGGATCCCATATGCCTGCAACCTGTAAATGCAAGTTTTGAGTATTTTTATTCTTTGGATAAACAATCCAATAATAACTTTTCTTTAAATCAATATGCTTTTTTAAAAGTGATAATGCTTTACCAAGAACTACTGTTTCAATTTTTTCGTCTTTATTATCAATTAAAAAGCCTCTATTTAATTGTTTATTACTAAGAGGGGTGAATTTACCATTAATGATTCCGATTGCTCTGTGCTGTAATTGGTTAGTAACTTTTGGGATAGGATTTTTTAACATATTAAAAATTTGAGAATAATAATTTATCGCATTAAATTTCTAAATTTTCCTCCAAACTATTAAAAGACCTTAACGCATCGTCAATTGCATCAGAAGGATCAGTCGCGTCATTCATACTATTTTGTCTCCGAATCATTTCCACAAGTTCAAAAGGATTAGTTGGGAAAGCTGAACTATCATCTTCTGTTTTAGTTGAGGTATCGATTTCTAATTCTTCAAATAAATATTCAGCATTTAGGTAATCACTTTTTAAGAAAATTAATAAAGTAAAAAAAATTACAACCGTAATTGGTTTAAAAACGCTTTTGCAAAAGTAATTTTTCATTTTATTTAATTTCAAAATTCTTTAACGCCAAAATTTCCTGCTATTTTAATTTTACATAATTTGGTAGAAATTTGTTAATAGCAACTTGGAATGTTAACTCTATTAGAACCAGACTTTCACAAATATTGGATTGGATTAATCAATCCAATCCAGATATTCTATGTTTGCAGGAAACAAAAGTGATGGACGAGAGTTTCCCTGTTGAACCTTTTGAAAAATTAGGATACTCAGTAGAGATCTATGGACAAAAATCATACAACGGTGTGGCTCTTATTTCCAAAATAAAGCCGGAAAATGTTAAAAAAGGATTCTACGGTTGTAATGAGTCTAATCAAAATATGGAAATTTTCCTAGATCAAAAAAGATTGATTTCTGCGGATATTAATGGCATTAAAATCATTAATGTCTATGTTCCAAATGGATCAACTCTAGAATCTAGTAAGTTCGAATACAAAATTAATTGGTTAAATTGTTTAGCTTCATTTTTAGATGAGCAAGAAAAAAAAG
Coding sequences within it:
- a CDS encoding secondary thiamine-phosphate synthase enzyme YjbQ, whose product is MEQIFSKLKFITHGEGFIDITYDLNLCVKKNNFHSGILNLTSLHTSCSLTINENADPNVLRDLKKYMQSIVPYDSYLSLSKNREEISYKHYQEGADDMPAHIKTSLTNTCLSLSFQDGKILLGTWQAVYLWEHRFDQKERIINVHIIGEKK
- a CDS encoding 4a-hydroxytetrahydrobiopterin dehydratase encodes the protein MEPYILQDEELDELVVKIPGWEIKSKHIQREFNFANFIEAFAFMTKVALICEKYNHHPNWENVYAKVIIKLNTHDLGGISNLDQTLASEINKIFDQ
- a CDS encoding CobW family GTP-binding protein yields the protein MSKNLLPVTIISGFLGSGKTTLLNHILKNQVGIKTAVLVNEFGEIGIDNDLIIEGSEDMIELNNGCICCSINGELLNTVSKVLERAEKLDYLIVETTGLADPLPVAMTFAAGDLREKVRLDSIITVIDGENFDFEINNTSVAYSQILYGDILLLNKSDLVNEKQLKKIEGFINKIKKEPRILRSTNSEVALHTIMSVGLFETDTFEFEKNKKNIKQNSHDHSSHSHDHSSHSHDHSSHSHDHSSHSHDHSSHSHDHSSHSHDLINNIEGFTSVSYETFEPFSLRKFQYFLDNQISENVFRAKGILWFMESERKHIFHLSGKRFSLDDEEWTKEKSNKIVLIGKNLDHQTIKNQLSSCRFNSD
- a CDS encoding ABC transporter permease, coding for MKLLIKGFKEAVTELKLFYFISFIVALLVIIPIFNFILEGVQYVVSGNFSLGIAGGEEVLETLKVLVLTSFFGGGLGTLNGWLLSNCDFKFRKVLRICQLIPLAAPAYLITAVLQDLGSIFGYQVTGLWWGVVILSISTYPYVFILANESFNKFGINQINASRGLGVGPWRSFFKIAFPMALPALITGISLMCMEVMNELGTFALLNIPSISTGIAENWIIEGNPKSAIGLSLVALLIIFTLIIFEKFSRRKSKRWSENPASKDSQGWELKKIRALLAITISLFPPIFSFGIPCFWVLLNIDQIQKGLSVELLTLSFRTISLGFFTALITMLFSLIISLARRPNKSLLLGLITNLAGIGYAIPGTVLALSLISISSPKLNFLAVCLLIWGYLVRFLTISKGSIDSSLERISPSLDEAALGLGENWPGIIKRIHLPLLQGPIFVGSLLVFVDTIKELPMTFILRPFDFDTLSVRIYQYAGDERMVEAILPAILIMTLGLIASFTLIPSLEKKN
- the larC gene encoding nickel pincer cofactor biosynthesis protein LarC → MDDVFIECSPGISGDMLLGAFYDLGVPKKVIEQPLIDLGLKDLYQLKFKESKSCSIRGIKAKVENIDCSPIKRTWRSIKELILNGHLEDKLKKIIYEVFESLAIAEGKVHGIKSDEVHFHEIGAIDSLVDIIGVCAALNYLNPRRVYCNEPMLGKGFVQTEHGKLSVPPPAVIELIRQKNIKVLSSLNSIDGELSTPTGIALLANLVDYLEPPSKYSVNSYGVGIGDLKFTFPNLVRVYKITSFEDFSTNVDKYISPKCEEISIQEAWIDDQTPEDISNFVEKLRIEGAYDVSYQAINMKKNRIGFSIQVILPIEKKEFFRRLWFDYSNTIGVRERTQSRWILLRRRGECSTTFGNINVKQTLKPDGSITMKPENDEVLRIQLEHKISTYEIRKIIKESSKKFKAFENWK
- the xth gene encoding exodeoxyribonuclease III gives rise to the protein MLIATWNVNSIRTRLSQILDWINQSNPDILCLQETKVMDESFPVEPFEKLGYSVEIYGQKSYNGVALISKIKPENVKKGFYGCNESNQNMEIFLDQKRLISADINGIKIINVYVPNGSTLESSKFEYKINWLNCLASFLDEQEKKGKLICLMGDFNVAPSNLDIHDPKKYEGGIMASEIERNALSNVLKKRLIDAFRIYEQNTGHWSWWDYRNNAFELNKGWRIDHIYISKELSSKLKSCVIDSSPRGNLRPSDHAPVMIDLNLNEINSDFFEDEDNFFEI